A single window of Calliopsis andreniformis isolate RMS-2024a unplaced genomic scaffold, iyCalAndr_principal scaffold0031, whole genome shotgun sequence DNA harbors:
- the LOC143187448 gene encoding uncharacterized protein LOC143187448, with the protein MTTMSKHTITTIIQSKTSNYNRTLTFLTIPAISSLIPDQPIDRTQIKIPKNLQLADPTFHIPAPIDLLLGSGVALSLLSVGQLNLSPPCGPDLFLQKTRLGWIIGGSAPVSKPTRDIACHTVTTIQDDLARFWELEDGPQIQRLSEAERRCEEHFQRNVRRNADGRYVVALPFNDKLSQLGESKSRALKRFTSLERKLQNDQNQCREYQSVLNEYLDLGHMSKLQDIDEIGDGYYLPHHGVTKVASDTTKLRVVFDGSAATTTGISLNDTLHVGPKIQQDLLHILLRFRGHRYALIGDIEKMYRQFIVRPEDRKYQRIIWRDSNGNLKTYELNTVTFGLSAAPYLAIRCLSQLAQDEGHRFPNAAQILKRDFYVDDLITGASTTGEALALRDQMIQLLKSAGLHIRQWASNHKPLLHGLPEEHINKTLHLGESSTIKTLGVFWESTDDEIRYSVKDIQSTRSITKRSISSVIARIYDPLGLLGPVIILAKILLQKIWAMKIDWDESLPMTIHTEWLQYCTQLPLLNNVTFNRKTIINDSVHIELHSFCDASERAYGACIYIRSRDANDRYQVELLFAKSKVTPLKTQSIPRLELCGALILSSLVATAQKALPFNVNPNRVSEIQNKTNITNWRHVPTADNPADLISRGQSPEEFLRPSIWHHGPKWLNNDETHWPSGNMPCLASLPEQKTIICLTTTIPDIGIIERFSSWGKLIRIVARCFRWKRKNTATEELTASELKYAHDVMIKLIQRVHFPEEVKNLSTGNGHTLKGRIQRLNPFIDRDGLLRVEGRLKNSLMPFNQRHPIILPKTRATALIIENEHRAQLHAGTQATLYAIRRRYWPIDGRNQVWKVIKNCIRCCRAQPPPVDYIMGDLPVARVTESRPFTHVGVDYCGPFYIKERKHRNRSRVKVYVAVFVCLAVKAVHLELVSDLSTEAFIAALKRFIARRGFCANLYSDNGSNFIGANNELRELRSLLQSDDHQRKLTTFLADHCINWNFIPPLTPHFGGLWEAAVKSFKYHLKRVAGAELFTFENFNTLIIEIEAILNSRPLTPMSSVPNDLLVLTPGHFLIGDSLTSLREHDFRDVPANRLSSWQHIQKVKQHFWTRWHREYLNELTTRSKWTKGTHPIKKGTIVLLREDNVPSLHWPLGRVIKVYPGADGIVRAVTVKTATSTLDRSVKRLVPLPNHADEAEQND; encoded by the exons ATGACGACTATGTCCAAACAcacaataacaacaataatacaaTCAAAAACCAGCAATTATAACCGGACATTGACGTTTCTgacaataccagccatatcctccTTGATTCCGGACCAACCCATTGACCGCACGCAGATAAAAATTCCGAAAAACTTACAATTGGCAGATCCAACATTCCACATACCAGCACCGATTgacttattattaggatcaggaGTGGCACTGTCCTTATTAAGCGTCGGACAATTAAATCTATCACCTCCCTGCGGTCCAGACTTGTTTTTGCAAAAAACTAGATTGGGGTGGATTATCGGGGGGAGTGCCCCAGTTTCCAAACCCACGCGAGACATTGCTTGTCATACGGTCACTACTATACAGGACGATTTGGCGCGATTTTGGGAGTTAGAAGACGGACCCCAGATTCAACGTCTTTCAGAAGCCGAACGGAGATGTGAGGAGCATTTCCAACGGAACGTACGAAGGAATGCCGACGGCAGATACGTAGTGGCACTTCCATTCAACGACAAATTGTCTCAACTTGGAGAATCAAAATCAAGGGCCTTAAAACGTTTCACGTCATTGGAACGGAAGCTTCAGAACGATCAAAATCAGTGCCGGGAGTATCAATCGgtgttaaatgaatatttggacTTAGGACACATGTCGAAGCTGCAAGATATCGATGAGATAGGTGACGGGTACTATTTACCTCATCATGGAGTCACGAAGGTTGCTAGTGACACCACGAAATTGCGGGTTGTATTTGATGGTtccgcagcaacaacaacaggcATCTCACTCAACGACACTCTACACGTCGGACCCAAAATTCAACAAGATTTACTACATATTCTGCTTAGATTTCGAGGTCATCGTTATGCATTGATCGGCGACATTGAGAAAATGTACCGTCAATTTATTGTTCGTCCGGAAGATCGGAAATACCAAAGGATCATTTGGCGCGATTCTAAtggaaatttaaaaacttaTGAATTAAATACAGTCACCTTTGGATTATCCGCAGCACCATATTTGGCTATTCGCTGTCTCTCACAATTGGCCCAGGATGAAGGACATCGATTTCCCAACGCGGCTCAGATTCTGAAACGAGACTTTTACGTTGACGATCTAATTACAGGAGCATCAACCACTGGAGAAGCGTTAGCCTTGCGCGACCAGATGATCCAACTATTGAAGTCAGCGGGATTACACATACGACAGTGGGCATCAAATCATAAACCACTCTTACATGGATTACCCGAAGAACACATTAACAAGACGCTTCACCTGGGGGAGTCGTCTACTATAAAGACTTTGGGAGTTTTTTGGGAATCCACCGATGACGAAATCCGATATTCCGTGAAGGATATCCAATCAACAAGGTCCATCACCAAGCGATCCATTAGTTCAGTCATTGCTAGAATTTACGATCCATTAGGTCTCCTCGGACCTGTTATTATACTAGCTAAGATTCTGCTACAGAAGATCTGGGCTATGAAGATCGACTGGGATGAGTCGTTGCCAATGACCATACATACTGAATGGTTGCAATATTGTACTCAGTTGCCGCTCCTAAACAATGTCACATTCAACAGAAAGACAATCATCAACGATTCTGTACATATCGAGCTACACAGTTTCTGCGATGCCAGCGAACGAGCATACGGAGCTTGTATCTACATCCGATCAAGAGATGCAAACGATCGCTACCAGGTGGAACTCCTATTCGCAAAATCAAAAGTAACTCCACTGAAGACTCAGTCAATTCCGCGACTGGAATTATGCGGAGCATTAATACTTTCTTCATTGGTCGCTACAGCACAGAAAGCTTTACCGTTCAACGTAAACC CTAACAGAGTATccgagatacaaaataaaacaaacatCACTAATTGGCGACACGTTCCAACTGCAGACAACCCAGCAGACCTTATCTCCAGAGGTCAATCACCTGAAGAGTTCTTGCGACCATCGATATGGCACCATGGACCAAAATGGTTAAATAACGATGAAACACATTGGCCATCCGGAAATATGCCGTGTTTAGCCAGTCTTCCCGAACAGAAAACCATCATATGTTTAACAACAACCATTCCCGATATTGGAATTATTGAACGATTCTCCTCATGGGGGAAATTAATTAGAATCGTCGCACGCTGCTTTCGATGGAAACGAAAGAATACGGCAACAGAAGAGCTCACAGCATCGGAGTTGAAATATGCTCATGATGTTATGATCAAGCTAATACAGCGAGTTCACTTTCCCGAAGAAGTGAAGAATCTATCAAcaggaaatggccataccttaaaAGGCAGAATACAACGTCTAAATCCATTTATAGATCGCGATGGGCTTCTGCGAGTCGAAGGCCggttaaaaaattcattaatgCCATTCAATCAACGGCATCCAATCATTCTTCCAAAAACGCGAGCCACCGCACTCATTATCGAAAATGAGCACCGTGCGCAATTACATGCAGGTACTCAGGCAACCCTGTATGCTATCAGACGACGGTATTGGCCTATTGATGGCAGAAATCAGGTGTGGAAGGTTATCAAGAATTGCATCCGCTGCTGCCGGGCTCAACCGCCACCCGTGGATTATATTATGGGTGACCTACCGGTAGCTAGAGTCACAGAATCTCGGCCATTCACACACGTGGGAGTCGACTACTGCGGGCCATTCTACATTAAGGAGCGAAAACACCGAAACCGCAGTCGGGTCAAGGTATATGTGGCAGTTTTCGTTTGTCTTGCTGTAAAGGCCGTACATTTGGAGCTTGTCAGCGATTTATCCACCGAGGCATTTATTGCCGCTCTTAAACGGTTCATCGCGAGAAGAGGGTTTTGTGCAAACCTGTATTCGGACAATGGTTCAAACTTCATTGGGGCAAATAATGAATTGCGTGAACTGCGTTCATTGCTACAATCAGACGATCATCAAAGAAAATTAACTACGTTCCTCGCTGATCATTGCATCAATTGGAATTTCATTCCTCCATTGACACCTCATTTTGGAGGACTTTGGGAAGCAGCAGTAAAGTCGTTTAAATATCATTTAAAACGTGTAGCAGGCGCGGAACTTTTCACATTCGAAAATTTCAATACCTTGATAATTGAAATTGAAGCCATTTTAAATTCTCGACCGCTTACCCCAATGTCCTCTGTTCCGAATGACCTTCTGGTCCTCACTCCCGGTCATTTCTTAATCGGTGATTCATTAACAAGTCTGCGTGAGCATGATTTCAGAGACGTTCCAGCAAATCGTTTATCCAGCTGGCAACACATCCAGAAGGTGAAGCAGCACTTCTGGACTAGATGGCATCGAGAGTACCTGAATGAATTGACCACTCGCAGCAAATGGACCAAAGGAACTCATCCGATAAAGAAAGGCACAATCGTCCTGCTCAGGGAAGACAACGTTCCATCTCTACACTGGCCCCTTGGCAGAGTCATCAAGGTCTATCCAGGTGCTGATGGCATCGTTAGAGCTGTCACAGTTAAAACCGCCACCAGTACACTGGATCGAAGCGTAAAACGACTGGTACCCCTGCCCAATCATGCAGACGAGGCTGAGCAGAACGATTAa